In the Candidatus Eisenbacteria bacterium genome, one interval contains:
- a CDS encoding ATP-binding protein has product MIERTEWLRKIRTALRRSRVTALVGPRQSGKTTLARQIVPIDSPSYFDLEDPRSLVRLAEPMTALSPLRGIVVIDEIQRRPDLFPVLRVLSDRRPLPARFLILGSATPDLLRQSTETLAGRLEIVTLSGFGLGEIGAQHLRRHWRRGGFPPSTLARSENDSYAWREQFIRTFLERDLPQLGITIPSTALLRFWTMIAHSHGRVWNAADPARSLGVSLPTVRRYLDLLAGLYMVRQLQPWHANLKKRQVKARKVYVRDTGLLHVLLGIRTERDLLSHPAVGSSWEGYAIEEVLKAAEVDGAYFWATHTGAELDLLLVRGGKRFGVEIKFQDAPHLTSSMRIAMEDLRLEKLTVLYPGDVRYDLGANVSVMPVADLATGGGEALTNRAGTKKKRKSGA; this is encoded by the coding sequence GACAATCGGGGAAGACCACGCTCGCCCGCCAGATCGTCCCGATTGATTCCCCATCCTACTTCGACCTCGAGGACCCGAGAAGCCTCGTGCGCCTCGCCGAGCCGATGACCGCGCTCTCCCCTCTTCGGGGCATCGTCGTGATCGACGAGATCCAGCGCCGCCCCGATCTCTTTCCTGTCCTCCGGGTCCTCTCCGATCGCCGCCCGCTTCCCGCCCGCTTCCTCATTCTAGGGAGCGCGACCCCCGATTTGCTCCGTCAATCGACGGAGACTCTGGCCGGACGCCTGGAGATCGTGACCCTCTCCGGGTTCGGGCTCGGCGAGATTGGGGCGCAGCACTTGCGACGTCATTGGAGGCGAGGTGGCTTTCCTCCCTCCACGCTCGCCCGGTCGGAGAACGATAGCTACGCCTGGCGCGAGCAGTTCATCCGGACCTTCCTCGAGAGAGACCTACCGCAGCTCGGCATCACGATTCCGTCCACGGCGCTCCTTCGTTTCTGGACCATGATCGCCCACAGCCACGGGCGTGTCTGGAACGCGGCCGATCCGGCTCGCTCGCTCGGTGTGAGCCTGCCGACCGTCCGTCGCTATCTGGACCTGCTCGCGGGTCTCTACATGGTCAGACAGCTCCAGCCCTGGCACGCGAACCTCAAGAAAAGACAAGTCAAAGCCCGAAAGGTTTACGTTCGGGATACCGGGCTCCTCCATGTTCTTCTCGGGATTCGAACCGAGCGGGATCTCCTGTCGCATCCGGCCGTCGGGTCCTCGTGGGAAGGCTATGCGATCGAGGAAGTCCTGAAAGCGGCCGAGGTGGACGGCGCATACTTCTGGGCGACGCACACGGGAGCCGAGCTCGATCTCCTCCTCGTCCGCGGCGGGAAGCGCTTCGGTGTCGAGATCAAGTTCCAGGACGCGCCTCATCTCACAAGCTCCATGAGGATCGCGATGGAGGACCTCCGACTCGAGAAGCTGACCGTGCTCTATCCGGGGGATGTACGCTATGATCTCGGAGCGAATGTGAGCGTGATGCCGGTCGCCGACCTCGCAACGGGCGGCGGAGAGGCCCTGACCAACCGGGCCGGGACAAAGAAGAAGCGAAAGAGCGGGGCTTGA